In Paraburkholderia terrae, a genomic segment contains:
- a CDS encoding metallophosphoesterase family protein has product MTLLLQISDPHFGTERPDVVEALLQLAAREQPDLAVLSGDITQRARRSQFAAARAFVDRLGVTPTLVIPGNHDIPLFNLFARVLHPYANHRRVFGADLEPIFESRELLVIGLNTTRRARHTDGEVSTEQIERVARRLERATPLQLRVVVTHHPVASVAAEDTRNLLHGREPAILRWAQAGADLIVGGHIHLPYVLPLASRMDIARPVWAVQAGTAVSTRIRAQISNSVNLIRYDAGDPNGRKAVVARYDYDESGHAFVPVLEHALDLASADEARSPVSARAAGSS; this is encoded by the coding sequence ATGACGCTGTTGCTCCAGATCTCCGATCCGCATTTCGGCACCGAACGGCCCGACGTCGTCGAGGCCTTGCTGCAACTCGCCGCGCGCGAGCAGCCGGATCTCGCCGTGCTGTCCGGCGATATCACGCAGCGCGCGCGGCGCAGCCAGTTCGCGGCGGCGCGGGCGTTCGTGGACCGGCTGGGCGTAACACCGACTCTCGTGATTCCCGGCAATCACGACATTCCCCTCTTCAACCTGTTTGCGCGCGTGCTGCATCCGTATGCGAATCATCGACGCGTATTCGGCGCCGATCTCGAACCCATTTTCGAGTCGCGCGAACTGCTGGTGATCGGGCTGAATACGACGCGCCGCGCGCGGCATACGGATGGCGAAGTCTCCACGGAACAGATCGAACGCGTCGCGCGGCGACTCGAACGCGCAACGCCGCTGCAACTGCGCGTGGTGGTCACGCATCATCCCGTGGCGTCCGTCGCGGCAGAGGACACGCGCAATCTGCTGCACGGCCGCGAACCCGCGATCCTCCGATGGGCGCAGGCAGGCGCGGATCTGATCGTCGGCGGACATATCCATTTGCCGTATGTGCTGCCGCTCGCGAGCCGCATGGACATCGCGCGGCCCGTGTGGGCCGTGCAGGCGGGCACCGCGGTATCGACGCGCATTCGCGCGCAAATTTCGAATTCCGTCAATCTGATTCGCTACGACGCGGGCGATCCGAATGGGCGCAAAGCCGTCGTTGCCCGCTATGACTACGACGAAAGCGGCCACGCATTCGTGCCTGTGCTGGAACATGCACTCGATCTCGCCAGCGCGGATGAAGCGCGTTCGCCCGTTTCGGCGCGCGCGGCCGGCTCGTCATGA
- a CDS encoding CaiB/BaiF CoA transferase family protein, with product MRPLQGIKVVTFEHAIAAPFCTRQLADLGARVIKIERPGAGDFARGYDERVSGLASHFVWTNRSKESITLDVKQPQALDIVHKLLADADVFVQNLAPGATQRLGFDYATLSVRYPKLIVCDISGYGLDGPFRDKKAYDLLIQSESGFLSITGSEGEPAKAGCSIADIAAGMYGYTNILAALLERAQTGRGKHIDVSMLESMVEWMSYPLYYSIDGQTPPRQAGASHATIFPYGPFVAGDDKTVMLGLQNEREWKNFCDTVIERPELLTDERFASNSGRAKHREELTRVIVDAFSAWTAAQVIERLEKASIANARMNDMHDVWNHEQLQARQRWTHVQTAAGAIPALYPPGMTAEDEPRMDAVPALGAHTDAILRELGFSAAEVDALRASHAV from the coding sequence ATGCGTCCGCTTCAAGGCATCAAGGTCGTCACGTTCGAACACGCGATCGCCGCGCCCTTCTGCACCCGTCAACTCGCCGATCTCGGCGCGCGTGTCATCAAGATCGAGCGCCCCGGCGCGGGCGACTTCGCGCGCGGCTACGACGAGCGCGTGTCGGGACTCGCGTCGCATTTCGTGTGGACCAACCGCTCGAAGGAAAGCATTACGCTCGACGTCAAGCAGCCGCAAGCGCTCGACATCGTACACAAGCTTCTCGCCGATGCCGACGTGTTCGTGCAGAACCTCGCGCCCGGCGCGACGCAGCGCCTCGGTTTCGACTACGCGACGCTGAGCGTGAGGTATCCGAAGCTGATTGTCTGCGATATCTCGGGTTATGGACTGGATGGTCCCTTTCGCGACAAGAAAGCCTATGACCTGCTGATCCAGAGCGAATCGGGATTTCTGAGCATCACGGGTTCAGAAGGCGAGCCCGCGAAAGCGGGCTGCTCGATCGCGGACATTGCGGCGGGCATGTATGGCTATACAAACATCCTCGCCGCGCTGCTCGAACGGGCGCAGACGGGACGCGGCAAGCATATCGATGTATCGATGCTCGAAAGCATGGTCGAGTGGATGAGCTACCCGCTTTACTACTCGATCGATGGACAGACGCCGCCGCGCCAGGCGGGCGCGTCTCACGCAACGATCTTTCCGTATGGTCCGTTCGTCGCCGGCGACGACAAAACCGTGATGCTCGGCCTGCAAAACGAGCGCGAATGGAAGAACTTTTGCGACACGGTGATCGAGCGCCCGGAACTGCTCACGGATGAGCGCTTCGCGTCGAACAGCGGCCGCGCGAAGCATCGCGAGGAACTTACGCGCGTCATCGTCGACGCGTTTTCGGCGTGGACGGCGGCGCAGGTGATCGAGCGTCTGGAGAAGGCCAGCATCGCGAACGCGCGGATGAACGACATGCACGATGTCTGGAACCATGAACAGTTGCAGGCCCGGCAACGCTGGACGCATGTGCAGACGGCTGCGGGCGCGATCCCCGCGCTCTATCCGCCCGGCATGACCGCCGAAGACGAGCCTCGCATGGACGCCGTTCCCGCGCTCGGCGCGCATACCGACGCGATCTTGCGTGAACTGGGTTTCAGTGCAGCGGAGGTGGACGCGCTGCGCGCATCCCATGCCGTCTAG
- a CDS encoding ATP adenylyltransferase family protein, which translates to MEHRRLAPGTLWAAIERQTEHALRCGALQPIDTVQAVIESGVVRFVVRQVSSLTRKEQQRRQARKLQTEKGPVANPFLPYEPDLFVADISDTHLALLNKFNVIDHHLLIVTRDFQRQEALLDLADFEALRACMAEFDGIGFYNGGPEAGASQPHKHLQIVPLPLGDSGPAVPVEPLLAEAVANGPAMRVPGLPFRHAFTRIALDHATPADAAKTALFCYRALLDAAGVGATETDGVPCQSSPYNLLVTRQWMLLVPRSAEHVEGVSVNALGFAGSLFVRDAAHLALIERVGPMTVLQRAGLPWPQ; encoded by the coding sequence ATGGAACATCGACGCCTTGCGCCCGGTACGCTGTGGGCCGCCATCGAGCGGCAGACCGAACACGCGCTGCGCTGCGGCGCGCTGCAACCTATCGATACCGTTCAGGCCGTGATCGAAAGCGGCGTTGTCCGGTTCGTCGTGCGGCAGGTGTCGAGCCTCACACGCAAGGAGCAGCAGCGCCGGCAAGCGCGCAAGCTGCAGACGGAGAAAGGTCCTGTCGCGAATCCGTTTCTTCCTTACGAGCCGGACCTGTTCGTCGCCGATATCTCCGATACGCATCTGGCCTTGCTCAACAAGTTCAACGTCATCGACCATCATCTGCTGATCGTCACACGCGATTTTCAGCGGCAGGAAGCGCTGCTCGATCTCGCGGACTTCGAAGCGCTGAGGGCCTGCATGGCGGAATTCGATGGCATCGGCTTTTACAATGGCGGCCCCGAGGCGGGTGCCAGTCAGCCGCACAAGCATCTGCAGATCGTGCCGCTGCCGCTCGGCGATTCGGGGCCTGCCGTGCCTGTCGAGCCGCTGCTAGCAGAAGCCGTCGCCAATGGGCCAGCGATGCGCGTGCCGGGCCTGCCGTTTCGTCACGCATTCACGCGTATCGCGCTGGATCATGCGACGCCCGCCGATGCCGCAAAGACAGCACTCTTCTGTTACCGCGCGTTGCTCGACGCGGCGGGCGTCGGCGCCACGGAGACCGACGGCGTTCCATGTCAATCGTCGCCGTACAACCTGCTCGTCACGCGCCAATGGATGCTGCTCGTTCCCAGATCGGCGGAACACGTGGAGGGCGTGTCGGTGAACGCGCTAGGGTTCGCCGGATCGCTCTTCGTGCGTGACGCGGCACACCTGGCACTGATCGAGCGGGTCGGCCCGATGACCGTGCTGCAACGCGCCGGCCTGCCCTGGCCGCAATAG
- a CDS encoding phosphatase PAP2 family protein, with amino-acid sequence MMELASVAGRHALELMVATLIVAECIAYGAFRVGRARMLTFNAGIGVGVVVIVTAAACFAALTHALLTDPALTRFDLAFALDLGAAVPREVKHAFAIATHLGDPKVLAVCCTAGAIALLSTRHLLLACTLAAASGGNGLLNMTLKQLIRRARPDYDTAFASVHSWSFPSGHTSGSLATYGAIAYVLIRTLPARWRLPVVLGAVAVVGMIAWSRLIIGVHFASDVLAGAMTSTAWLTACVLVAEWLRRRVIG; translated from the coding sequence ATGATGGAGCTTGCGAGCGTCGCGGGCCGTCATGCGCTCGAACTGATGGTGGCGACGCTGATCGTCGCGGAATGCATTGCGTACGGTGCGTTTCGTGTGGGCCGCGCGCGCATGCTGACATTTAACGCGGGGATTGGCGTTGGCGTGGTTGTCATCGTCACTGCGGCCGCGTGCTTCGCGGCGCTCACGCATGCGTTGTTGACCGATCCCGCGTTGACCCGCTTCGACCTCGCGTTCGCGCTAGATCTCGGCGCTGCCGTGCCGCGCGAAGTCAAACATGCCTTCGCTATTGCGACACATCTCGGCGATCCAAAGGTGCTAGCGGTCTGCTGCACAGCGGGCGCCATTGCGCTGCTGTCGACGCGGCACCTTCTGCTCGCCTGCACACTCGCCGCGGCTTCGGGCGGCAACGGCCTGTTGAACATGACGCTCAAGCAGTTGATCCGCCGCGCGCGGCCTGACTACGACACCGCGTTCGCGTCCGTGCATAGCTGGAGTTTCCCGAGCGGCCACACATCCGGCTCGCTCGCGACTTATGGCGCGATCGCGTATGTGCTCATACGCACGCTGCCCGCGCGCTGGCGCCTGCCCGTGGTCCTGGGGGCGGTGGCTGTCGTCGGGATGATTGCGTGGAGCCGGCTGATCATCGGCGTGCATTTCGCCAGCGATGTGCTTGCGGGCGCGATGACGTCAACAGCATGGCTCACGGCCTGCGTGCTGGTGGCGGAGTGGCTGCGGCGACGCGTTATCGGTTGA
- a CDS encoding MFS transporter: MSVNAAGRLDRLPICRFHWKILGLIAGGAFLDAFDIYLANGSVAAMVKEGFTDLQHGAMFVSATFVGMMIGAYAAGHIGDRLGRRYSYQLNLGIFGVASIAACFAPNIEWLIVLRFIMGVGLGAELVVAAGTLAEFVPPATRGKWVSLLAIIINSGLFAALAAGYWIIPNLGWRYMFAIAGIGALIVWFLRHRMPESPRWLESTGQLDEAEATLAAIEREVEARVGTLPPVQRVINLNVGAVPLSALFAPGMRGRTCVAALTAIAVNIGLYGFIAWLPTFFVSEGLSIVKSLGFVMLMSIGSPVGGLVGYLIADRIGRAKGIVLAALVSIVLGWIYVTLREPAHIIIVGFCLVTTIYTITTLGLFGYIPELFPTEVRLRGTGVAGTCGRAASIATPYLALLLYQRVGVSGVIAMVSVIFAVLCVAICILRVETSRHALEDVAPGTSDAASAADNRDAAHAAEHA; encoded by the coding sequence ATGTCCGTCAACGCCGCCGGTCGGCTCGACCGTCTGCCCATTTGCCGCTTCCACTGGAAGATACTCGGCCTGATCGCCGGTGGCGCGTTTCTCGACGCGTTCGATATCTATCTCGCCAACGGCTCGGTCGCAGCCATGGTGAAGGAAGGTTTCACCGATCTCCAGCATGGCGCGATGTTCGTCTCGGCGACCTTCGTCGGCATGATGATCGGCGCGTATGCGGCGGGTCATATCGGTGATCGGCTCGGACGACGTTATTCGTATCAGTTGAATCTCGGCATCTTCGGGGTGGCCTCGATTGCCGCGTGCTTCGCGCCGAACATCGAATGGCTGATCGTGCTGCGCTTCATCATGGGCGTGGGGCTCGGCGCCGAGTTGGTGGTCGCGGCGGGCACGCTCGCCGAGTTCGTGCCGCCTGCGACGCGCGGCAAGTGGGTATCCCTGCTCGCGATCATCATCAACAGCGGGCTGTTCGCGGCACTCGCGGCGGGCTACTGGATCATCCCGAACCTCGGCTGGCGCTATATGTTCGCGATTGCGGGTATCGGCGCGTTGATCGTGTGGTTCCTGCGTCACCGGATGCCCGAATCACCGCGCTGGCTCGAATCGACGGGCCAGCTCGACGAAGCGGAAGCGACGCTCGCCGCAATTGAGCGTGAAGTCGAAGCGCGCGTCGGTACGTTGCCGCCCGTGCAACGCGTAATCAACCTGAACGTCGGCGCGGTGCCGTTGAGCGCGCTGTTCGCGCCGGGCATGCGCGGGCGCACCTGCGTCGCGGCGCTCACCGCGATTGCCGTCAACATCGGGCTATACGGTTTCATCGCGTGGCTGCCGACCTTCTTCGTCAGCGAAGGCCTGTCGATCGTCAAGTCGCTCGGCTTCGTGATGTTGATGTCGATCGGCTCGCCCGTCGGCGGCCTGGTCGGTTATCTGATCGCGGACCGGATCGGCCGCGCGAAAGGCATCGTGCTCGCCGCGCTGGTCAGCATCGTGTTGGGGTGGATCTACGTGACGTTGCGCGAGCCTGCGCACATCATCATCGTCGGCTTCTGTCTCGTCACGACGATCTATACGATCACCACGCTCGGGCTGTTCGGCTACATTCCCGAACTGTTTCCGACGGAAGTGCGCCTGCGCGGCACGGGCGTCGCGGGAACATGCGGACGCGCCGCGTCGATTGCGACGCCGTATCTGGCGCTGCTGCTGTATCAGCGTGTCGGCGTGTCCGGTGTCATTGCGATGGTGAGCGTGATCTTTGCCGTGCTGTGCGTCGCAATCTGCATTCTTCGCGTCGAGACGAGCCGGCATGCGCTCGAAGATGTCGCGCCGGGAACCAGCGACGCCGCGTCTGCCGCCGATAACCGCGACGCGGCGCACGCGGCGGAACACGCTTAG
- a CDS encoding FAS1-like dehydratase domain-containing protein — translation MTEQSAASDAQTVIAADIVVPTSAVALGATLDYDAPPLPGDALPLLWHWIFFRPTIAQAQIGEDGHPRKGGFLPDLGLPRRMWAGGRLRFHAPVTVGSAITRESSILNVSEKQGRTGKLGFVTVHHRIYCEGTFAIDEEQDIVYREPAAPGAPAPAPTAAPDAAQWHRQIVPDEVLMFRYSALTFNGHRIHYDKPYATQVEGYPNLVVHGPLIATLLMDLLRRQSPDAKVLEFSYKAMRPSFMGNALHLCGQPSADGKTVELWSKDHEGWLTMTARATLA, via the coding sequence ATGACCGAGCAGTCCGCCGCATCCGATGCGCAAACCGTAATCGCCGCCGACATCGTCGTGCCCACCTCGGCTGTCGCGCTGGGCGCCACGCTCGACTACGACGCGCCGCCGCTTCCCGGCGACGCCCTTCCGCTTCTCTGGCACTGGATCTTCTTCCGCCCGACCATCGCGCAGGCGCAGATCGGCGAAGACGGCCATCCGCGTAAAGGCGGCTTTCTTCCCGACCTCGGCTTGCCGCGCCGCATGTGGGCAGGCGGCCGCCTGCGCTTTCACGCGCCCGTGACGGTCGGCAGCGCGATCACGCGCGAATCGTCGATCCTGAACGTCAGCGAGAAGCAAGGCCGCACCGGCAAGCTCGGCTTCGTCACCGTACACCACCGCATCTATTGCGAAGGCACGTTCGCCATCGACGAAGAACAGGACATCGTCTACCGCGAACCGGCCGCGCCTGGCGCGCCCGCTCCCGCACCGACCGCCGCGCCCGATGCCGCGCAATGGCACCGGCAGATCGTCCCCGATGAAGTGCTGATGTTCCGCTACTCGGCGCTGACCTTCAACGGGCACCGTATCCACTACGACAAGCCTTACGCGACGCAGGTGGAAGGCTATCCGAATCTCGTCGTGCATGGACCGTTGATCGCCACGCTGCTGATGGATCTGCTGCGCAGGCAGAGCCCCGACGCGAAGGTGCTCGAATTCTCGTACAAGGCGATGCGTCCGAGCTTCATGGGCAACGCCCTTCATCTGTGTGGCCAGCCGTCGGCAGACGGCAAGACGGTCGAACTGTGGTCGAAGGACCACGAAGGCTGGCTGACCATGACGGCGCGCGCGACGCTCGCCTGA
- a CDS encoding DMT family transporter, protein MRKTLDGLAVSSMVMLCLIWGLQQAAMKAIAADVAPLLQVSLRSGVAAVLVWVFGRLIVRDTWLKGVALGPGSLVGVLFAAEFLFVAEGLRLTTASHMAVFLYTAPMFAAVGLQIALPSERLTRMQWTGIAIAFVGIVITFVGPGAGGGAGPSAPNWMLGDLLGICAGAVWGLTTVAVRASRLSEAPATQTLFYQLVWAFVVLLPFALLSGQSTFHGNTLVWASLGFQAFVVCFFSYVAWFYLLRIYLASRLGVLSFMAPMFGVALGALLLHERLDPTFLAGSALVLVGMLVVNGREWLKFVFARQSRDGVNAKHAVDRRLNR, encoded by the coding sequence ATGAGAAAGACTCTGGACGGCCTCGCCGTTTCAAGCATGGTGATGCTGTGCCTGATATGGGGACTCCAACAAGCGGCAATGAAAGCGATCGCTGCCGATGTCGCACCACTGCTTCAGGTATCGCTGCGCTCCGGGGTTGCCGCCGTGCTGGTCTGGGTGTTCGGCCGGTTGATCGTGCGCGACACATGGCTCAAGGGTGTTGCGCTCGGGCCGGGCTCGCTGGTCGGCGTGCTGTTTGCCGCCGAGTTTCTGTTCGTTGCCGAAGGCCTGCGCCTGACCACGGCGTCTCACATGGCCGTGTTCCTTTACACCGCGCCGATGTTCGCGGCAGTCGGTCTGCAGATCGCGCTGCCCTCCGAACGCTTGACGCGCATGCAGTGGACGGGCATCGCGATCGCCTTCGTCGGGATCGTGATTACCTTTGTCGGGCCGGGCGCGGGAGGCGGAGCAGGGCCGTCAGCGCCGAACTGGATGCTGGGCGACCTGCTGGGCATTTGCGCGGGCGCAGTGTGGGGCCTGACAACCGTCGCCGTGCGCGCGTCGCGTCTGAGCGAAGCGCCCGCCACGCAGACGTTGTTCTATCAACTGGTGTGGGCCTTTGTCGTGTTGCTGCCGTTTGCCCTTCTGTCCGGCCAGTCCACGTTTCATGGCAACACGCTGGTGTGGGCGAGCCTCGGGTTTCAGGCCTTCGTCGTCTGTTTCTTTAGCTACGTTGCGTGGTTCTATCTGCTGAGAATCTATCTTGCGTCGCGGCTCGGCGTGCTGTCGTTCATGGCGCCGATGTTCGGCGTTGCGCTCGGCGCGCTGCTGCTGCATGAACGGCTCGATCCGACCTTTCTCGCGGGCTCGGCGCTCGTGCTCGTGGGCATGCTGGTCGTCAATGGGCGCGAGTGGCTGAAGTTCGTCTTCGCACGGCAAAGTCGCGATGGCGTGAACGCGAAGCACGCCGTTGACAGACGTCTCAACCGATAA
- a CDS encoding acyl-CoA dehydrogenase family protein, with protein sequence MIHTVTDPFQDIREAVRDLCQQFPAEYFRKVDEERGYPEAFVDALTKAGWLAALIPQEYGGSGLGLTEASVIMEEINRSGGNSGACHGQMYNMGTLLRHGSAEQKRLYLPKIASGELRLQSMGVTEPTTGTDTTKIKTTAVRKGDRYVVNGQKVWISRVQHSDLMILLARTTPLADVTKKSEGMSIFLVDLRDAIGHGMTVRPIPNMVNHETNELFFDNLEIPADNLIGEEGMGFKYILDGLNAERTLIAAECIGDGYWFIDKVSQYVKDRVVFGRPIGQNQGVQFPIARSYVNIEAANLMRFEAARRFDAHEPCGAQANMAKLLAADASWEAANACLQFHGGFGFAAEYDIERKFRETRLYQVAPISTNLILSYVAEHILGLPRSF encoded by the coding sequence ATGATCCATACCGTCACCGATCCGTTTCAGGACATCCGCGAAGCCGTTCGCGACCTCTGCCAGCAATTCCCGGCCGAGTACTTTCGCAAGGTCGATGAAGAGCGCGGCTATCCCGAAGCCTTCGTCGACGCGCTCACCAAAGCAGGCTGGCTCGCCGCGCTGATCCCGCAAGAATATGGCGGCTCGGGCCTGGGGCTGACGGAAGCGTCCGTCATCATGGAAGAGATCAACCGCTCGGGCGGCAACTCGGGCGCGTGCCACGGGCAGATGTACAACATGGGCACGCTGCTGCGCCACGGCTCGGCGGAACAGAAACGGCTGTATCTGCCGAAGATCGCGAGCGGCGAGCTGCGCCTGCAATCGATGGGCGTCACCGAGCCGACGACGGGCACCGACACGACGAAGATCAAGACGACGGCCGTGCGCAAGGGCGACCGCTACGTCGTCAACGGACAGAAGGTGTGGATCTCGCGCGTCCAGCATTCCGACCTGATGATCCTGCTCGCCCGCACCACGCCGCTTGCCGACGTGACGAAGAAAAGCGAAGGCATGTCGATTTTCCTCGTCGATCTGCGCGATGCGATCGGCCACGGCATGACGGTTCGTCCGATTCCGAACATGGTCAATCACGAGACCAATGAACTGTTCTTCGACAACCTTGAAATCCCCGCTGACAACCTGATCGGCGAAGAAGGCATGGGCTTCAAGTACATCCTCGATGGACTGAACGCCGAGCGCACGCTGATCGCAGCCGAATGCATCGGCGATGGCTACTGGTTCATCGACAAGGTCTCGCAGTACGTGAAAGACCGCGTCGTGTTCGGCCGTCCGATTGGCCAGAACCAGGGTGTGCAGTTTCCGATTGCGCGCTCGTACGTCAACATCGAAGCGGCGAACCTGATGCGCTTCGAGGCCGCGCGCCGCTTCGACGCACACGAGCCGTGCGGCGCGCAGGCCAACATGGCAAAGCTGCTCGCCGCCGATGCTTCCTGGGAAGCGGCCAACGCCTGCCTGCAGTTTCATGGCGGCTTCGGCTTCGCCGCTGAATACGACATCGAGCGCAAGTTCCGCGAGACGCGTCTCTATCAGGTCGCGCCCATCTCGACGAACCTGATCCTGTCGTACGTCGCCGAGCACATCCTCGGTCTGCCGCGTTCCTTCTGA
- a CDS encoding diacylglycerol/lipid kinase family protein — MTSDARPSAIPAHGEARQMDGRAPFVIVMNAGSGRKQGETTAALIANAFGKANREYELMLVDDPSQLGATAQRAVELAQGRGGAVVGAGGDGTLCAVAQAVIGSGCAFGVLPCGTFNYFSRDHGIPADPAQAVDLLLTARAHPVQVGYVNDHMFLVNASLGLYPKMLEHREIYKRQFGRSRLVALWSAIAMLLRRHRHLRLHVDHEGTMQEIRTSTLFVANNRLQLEQVGAAEAPLLAQGLLVALAPRAIGRVAQIVLSLHGALSRMSDADNVIGFAFRRFTVTHPSKRRRRVKIAMDGEVTRMQMPLEFRVGDTPLYLLKPEADVAALNRS; from the coding sequence ATGACCTCCGACGCCCGTCCGTCTGCCATCCCTGCGCACGGCGAAGCCCGGCAGATGGACGGGCGCGCGCCGTTCGTGATCGTGATGAATGCCGGCTCCGGGCGCAAGCAAGGCGAGACCACGGCTGCGTTGATCGCGAACGCGTTCGGCAAAGCGAACCGCGAATACGAACTGATGCTCGTCGACGATCCGTCGCAACTCGGCGCGACGGCGCAACGCGCGGTCGAACTCGCGCAGGGACGCGGCGGCGCGGTGGTCGGTGCGGGCGGCGACGGCACGCTGTGCGCGGTCGCGCAGGCGGTGATCGGCAGCGGCTGCGCATTCGGCGTGCTGCCATGCGGCACGTTCAACTATTTCAGCCGCGACCACGGCATTCCCGCCGATCCCGCGCAAGCCGTCGATCTGCTGCTGACGGCACGCGCGCATCCCGTGCAGGTCGGCTACGTCAACGACCACATGTTCCTCGTCAACGCGAGCCTCGGGCTGTATCCGAAGATGCTGGAGCATCGCGAAATCTACAAGCGGCAATTCGGGCGCAGCCGCCTGGTCGCGCTGTGGTCGGCGATTGCGATGCTGTTGCGGCGGCATCGGCATCTGCGTCTGCATGTCGATCACGAAGGCACGATGCAGGAGATCCGCACGTCGACGCTGTTCGTCGCCAACAACCGGCTGCAACTCGAACAGGTCGGCGCGGCGGAAGCGCCGTTGCTGGCGCAAGGCTTGCTGGTTGCATTGGCGCCGCGCGCGATCGGCCGCGTTGCGCAGATCGTGCTGTCGCTGCACGGCGCACTGAGCCGGATGAGCGATGCGGACAACGTGATCGGCTTCGCGTTTCGCCGCTTCACGGTCACGCATCCGTCGAAGCGGCGCAGGCGTGTCAAAATCGCAATGGATGGCGAAGTCACGCGCATGCAGATGCCGCTCGAATTCCGTGTCGGCGACACGCCCCTTTATCTGCTGAAACCCGAGGCCGATGTCGCCGCCCTGAACCGCTCATGA
- a CDS encoding adenosine-specific kinase — protein MQLSAVTVVKPETTNFILGQSHFIKTVEDIHETLVGTVPGIKFGLAFCEASGKRLVRRSGTDDALVEMASQNALNVAAGHSFFVFLGDGFFPVDVLNALKGVPEVCRIFCATANPVEVLVAETDQGRGIVGVIDGFSPLGVEGAEDVKWRKDLLRTIGYKL, from the coding sequence ATGCAATTGTCCGCCGTCACCGTCGTCAAGCCCGAAACGACCAACTTCATTCTCGGGCAATCCCATTTCATCAAGACCGTCGAGGATATCCACGAGACGCTCGTCGGCACCGTGCCAGGCATCAAGTTCGGCCTCGCGTTCTGCGAAGCGTCCGGCAAGCGGCTCGTGCGGCGCTCCGGCACCGACGATGCGCTCGTCGAGATGGCCAGCCAGAACGCGCTGAACGTCGCGGCGGGCCACAGCTTCTTCGTGTTTCTCGGCGACGGCTTTTTCCCCGTCGACGTGCTGAATGCGCTGAAGGGCGTGCCCGAGGTGTGCCGCATCTTCTGCGCAACGGCCAACCCCGTCGAGGTGCTGGTGGCGGAAACGGATCAGGGACGGGGCATCGTCGGCGTGATCGACGGGTTCTCGCCCCTCGGCGTCGAAGGCGCGGAAGACGTGAAATGGCGCAAGGACCTGCTGCGCACAATCGGCTATAAACTTTGA
- a CDS encoding membrane protein, producing MRRLYFIAPDTLTAKAIVDDLLRARITWRHIHVLANHSVTLEELPQASLLQSSDVVHSLERGVALGGVTGALLGLVALVYPPAELAIAGGAVVMLTVAGAGFGAWTATMIGVNEPNTQLERFRDAIRDGQLLIMADVPGSREHEIEQLIAQHVPRADLEGAEPASPIFP from the coding sequence ATGAGACGCCTTTATTTCATTGCCCCCGACACGTTGACCGCGAAAGCGATCGTCGACGACCTGCTGCGCGCGCGAATCACATGGCGGCACATCCACGTGCTCGCGAATCACAGCGTCACCCTCGAAGAATTGCCCCAAGCCTCTTTGCTGCAAAGCAGCGACGTCGTGCATTCGCTGGAACGCGGCGTGGCGCTCGGCGGCGTGACGGGCGCGCTGCTTGGCCTCGTGGCGCTTGTTTATCCGCCCGCCGAACTGGCCATCGCGGGCGGTGCGGTCGTCATGCTGACAGTGGCGGGCGCCGGTTTCGGCGCGTGGACGGCCACGATGATCGGCGTCAACGAGCCGAATACGCAGTTGGAACGTTTTCGCGATGCGATACGCGACGGCCAGTTGCTGATCATGGCCGACGTGCCCGGATCGCGTGAACATGAGATCGAGCAATTGATTGCGCAGCATGTGCCGCGAGCCGATCTAGAAGGCGCGGAGCCCGCTTCGCCGATCTTTCCGTAG